In Micromonospora sp. NBC_01813, the following are encoded in one genomic region:
- a CDS encoding S8 family peptidase: MSQARLRRLRRVVVAAAVSTTTVVATLLALPQPAMAAGGPYRATALPITTPQAASDVTVIAGAYVVTMKPGTDTAVPVRALRASPTAYFRSALNGFAVRLTAAQVTELSHNADVLSIERDVLQSNVVDATQANPPSWGIDRIDQASLPLSSSYTYNSTGAGVHAYIIDSGIQANHPDFGGRAQFAHNSIDSNNTDCNGHGTHVAGTVGSTTYGVAKNARLYGVKWLNCSGGGTLSSAIGAVDWVTANAVKPAVANASWNYTYSATLATALTRMMGSGVFLAASAGNTGGNSCDRLPRNLTATLVVAATTSTDARASYSSTGSCVDIYAPGSAIVSTYPTSTTNSVNGTSMASPHAAGVAALYKATYGDATQSTVHNWIVTNGSVGVVTGTLSGTPNLLLNKRSL; this comes from the coding sequence GTGTCACAAGCACGTCTACGACGCCTGCGTCGCGTCGTGGTCGCCGCCGCCGTCAGCACGACCACCGTCGTCGCCACCCTGCTCGCGCTGCCGCAGCCGGCGATGGCCGCCGGCGGGCCGTACCGAGCCACCGCACTGCCGATCACCACCCCGCAGGCCGCGTCGGACGTCACCGTCATCGCCGGGGCGTACGTCGTCACGATGAAGCCCGGAACCGACACGGCGGTGCCGGTCCGCGCGCTGCGGGCGAGCCCGACGGCGTACTTCCGTAGCGCGCTCAACGGCTTCGCGGTCCGGCTCACTGCGGCTCAGGTGACCGAGCTGTCACACAACGCCGACGTGCTGAGCATCGAACGTGACGTACTGCAGTCGAACGTGGTCGACGCGACCCAGGCGAACCCGCCATCGTGGGGGATCGACCGGATCGACCAGGCGAGCCTGCCGTTGTCGTCGAGCTACACCTACAACTCGACCGGCGCCGGGGTGCACGCGTACATCATCGACTCGGGGATCCAGGCGAACCACCCGGACTTCGGTGGCCGGGCCCAGTTCGCCCACAACTCGATCGACAGCAACAACACCGACTGCAACGGCCACGGTACGCACGTCGCCGGCACCGTCGGCTCGACCACGTACGGCGTCGCAAAGAACGCCCGGCTCTACGGGGTCAAGTGGCTGAACTGCTCCGGCGGCGGCACCCTGTCGAGCGCCATCGGCGCGGTCGACTGGGTGACGGCGAACGCGGTCAAGCCAGCGGTGGCGAACGCCTCCTGGAACTACACCTACAGCGCCACCCTGGCCACCGCGTTGACCCGGATGATGGGCAGCGGGGTCTTCCTCGCCGCGTCCGCCGGCAACACCGGCGGCAACTCGTGCGACCGGCTGCCGCGCAATCTCACCGCCACACTGGTGGTGGCGGCCACCACCTCGACGGACGCTCGGGCCAGCTACTCGTCGACCGGTTCGTGTGTGGACATCTACGCGCCCGGGTCGGCGATCGTGTCGACGTACCCCACGTCGACCACCAACTCGGTGAACGGCACCTCGATGGCGTCGCCGCACGCCGCCGGGGTCGCGGCGCTCTACAAGGCCACGTACGGTGACGCGACGCAATCCACGGTGCACAACTGGATCGTGACGAACGGATCGGTCGGCGTGGTGACCGGCACCCTGTCCGGCACGCCGAACCTGTTGCTCAACAAGCGTTCGCTGTAG
- a CDS encoding SCP2 sterol-binding domain-containing protein — protein sequence MADTIEDALDRVARNDGTVLVRLPPRLRGTVRLDVRTDRETTHWFVSLDKGKIQVSSTGAEPDATITGERALFDRLASGQDRFVPMMFRNALVVEGDLGIADQISRILFAGAPPGQHPKDFAANGGAAAHEREDSQHPGREHVRRH from the coding sequence ATGGCTGACACGATCGAGGACGCGCTCGACCGGGTGGCCCGAAACGACGGGACCGTCCTGGTCCGGCTGCCACCACGCTTGCGCGGCACCGTCCGGCTCGACGTGCGCACAGACCGGGAGACCACCCACTGGTTTGTCAGCCTGGACAAAGGGAAGATCCAGGTGTCGTCCACCGGCGCCGAGCCCGACGCGACCATCACCGGCGAACGTGCCCTGTTCGACCGGCTGGCCAGCGGCCAGGACCGGTTCGTCCCGATGATGTTCCGCAACGCACTCGTGGTCGAGGGAGACCTGGGCATCGCGGACCAGATCTCGAGGATCCTGTTCGCGGGTGCCCCACCCGGGCAGCACCCGAAGGACTTCGCCGCCAATGGGGGTGCAGCAGCGCATGAACGAGAAGACAGTCAGCATCCTGGACGGGAACACGTTCGTCGTCACTGA
- a CDS encoding amylo-alpha-1,6-glucosidase — translation MNEKTVSILDGNTFVVTDERGDVTLSPDFPTGLFSFDTRFLSTWVLLVDGERLNVLSRDDLHFFETRFFLVPGRPTHYVDAKVSVIREQSIGATFVERLTVFNHDVAPATICLRVEMDTDFADLFEIKEVQGKQGVKTAHREHGKLRYTYQRETFRRDTIVSSTAPVRIDDGGMTFDIRLEPRGQWQTELRVDPIINGGDSESPTVWGAYRRRARPQMRQELEHWIDRSPQLLTDSEPLKTAYERSLIDLAAMRYASLTATGPIPTAGLPWFMTLFGRDSIFISLQTMPFLPRLTPPVLRLLGSLQGGSLDDLREEEPGKILHELRYGESAAFEEQPHTPYYGSADATPLFVVLLDEYERWSGDADLVRGLERQARDALHWIDEYGDLLGNGYISYWRRNTRNGLENQCWKDSWDAISYRDGRLSALPRATCELQGYAYDAKVRGARLAREFWNDPAYADRLEREAADLKRRFNRDFWVADGEYYALALDPDGTPVDALSSNIGHLLWSGIVETGRARKIADHLLGPDMFTGWGVRTLAESQARYNPVGYHVGTVWPFDNSIIAWGLQRYGFAAEAARIAEGMIDASEFFDGRLPEAFAGYRRETTGYPVEYPTACSPQGWSAGAVLLLLRTMLGLTPYSDHLGVDPHLPASIPRIELLDVPGRWGRADALGRRAEHRRRQHTRLLARLGHGGSH, via the coding sequence ATGAACGAGAAGACAGTCAGCATCCTGGACGGGAACACGTTCGTCGTCACTGACGAACGCGGCGACGTCACCCTGTCACCCGATTTCCCGACCGGGCTGTTCTCGTTCGACACCCGGTTCCTGTCGACGTGGGTGCTGCTGGTCGACGGAGAACGGTTGAACGTCCTGTCCCGCGACGACCTACATTTCTTCGAGACCCGCTTCTTCCTCGTCCCCGGCCGGCCCACCCACTACGTCGACGCCAAGGTCTCGGTCATCCGCGAACAGTCGATCGGGGCGACGTTCGTCGAACGCCTCACCGTGTTCAACCACGACGTCGCACCCGCCACCATCTGCCTGCGGGTGGAGATGGACACCGACTTCGCCGACCTGTTCGAGATCAAGGAGGTCCAGGGCAAGCAGGGTGTGAAGACGGCGCACCGGGAGCACGGCAAACTGCGCTACACCTACCAGCGGGAGACGTTCCGCCGCGACACCATCGTCTCCAGCACGGCACCGGTGCGCATCGACGACGGCGGGATGACCTTCGACATCCGGCTGGAGCCGCGCGGTCAGTGGCAGACCGAGCTGCGGGTCGATCCGATCATCAATGGTGGTGACAGCGAATCGCCCACCGTGTGGGGTGCCTACCGGCGCCGCGCCCGGCCCCAGATGCGGCAGGAACTGGAGCACTGGATCGACCGGTCACCGCAACTGCTGACCGACAGCGAACCGCTGAAGACCGCGTACGAGCGGAGCCTGATCGACCTGGCCGCGATGCGCTACGCGTCGCTGACGGCCACCGGCCCGATCCCCACCGCCGGGCTGCCCTGGTTCATGACCCTGTTCGGCCGCGACAGCATCTTCATCAGCCTGCAGACCATGCCGTTCCTGCCCCGGCTGACCCCGCCGGTACTCCGCCTGCTCGGGTCGCTGCAGGGCGGCAGCCTCGACGACCTGCGCGAAGAGGAACCCGGCAAGATCCTGCACGAGCTGCGGTACGGGGAGTCGGCGGCCTTCGAGGAGCAGCCACACACCCCGTACTACGGCTCGGCCGACGCCACACCGCTGTTCGTCGTCCTGCTCGACGAGTACGAACGGTGGAGCGGAGACGCCGACCTGGTCCGCGGCCTCGAACGGCAGGCCCGCGACGCCCTGCACTGGATCGACGAGTACGGCGATCTGCTCGGCAACGGCTACATCTCCTACTGGCGGCGCAACACCCGCAACGGGCTGGAGAACCAGTGCTGGAAGGACTCCTGGGACGCGATCTCGTACCGGGACGGTCGCTTGTCGGCGCTACCGCGCGCCACCTGCGAGTTGCAGGGGTACGCGTACGACGCGAAGGTACGCGGTGCCCGGTTGGCCCGCGAGTTCTGGAACGACCCGGCCTATGCCGACCGGTTGGAACGGGAGGCCGCCGACCTCAAACGCCGGTTCAACCGTGACTTCTGGGTCGCCGACGGCGAGTACTACGCGCTCGCGCTGGACCCCGACGGCACCCCGGTGGACGCCCTCTCGTCGAACATCGGTCATCTGCTGTGGAGCGGAATCGTCGAGACCGGGCGCGCCCGCAAGATCGCCGACCACCTGCTCGGGCCGGACATGTTCACCGGCTGGGGTGTGCGCACCCTGGCCGAGAGCCAGGCCCGGTACAACCCGGTCGGCTATCACGTCGGCACGGTCTGGCCCTTCGACAACTCGATCATCGCGTGGGGTCTGCAACGCTACGGCTTCGCCGCCGAGGCGGCCCGCATCGCCGAAGGCATGATCGACGCGTCGGAGTTCTTCGACGGTCGCCTGCCCGAGGCGTTCGCCGGCTACCGGCGGGAGACGACCGGGTACCCCGTCGAGTACCCGACGGCGTGCAGCCCACAGGGCTGGTCGGCGGGTGCGGTGCTGCTCCTGCTGCGGACCATGCTCGGGCTCACCCCGTACTCGGACCATCTGGGGGTCGACCCACATCTGCCAGCCTCGATACCACGGATCGAGCTGCTCGACGTTCCCGGCCGATGGGGGCGGGCAGATGCCCTCGGCCGGCGGGCCGAACACCGCCGCCGGCAGCACACCCGCCTGTTGGCCCGCCTCGGTCATGGCGGAAGCCACTAG
- a CDS encoding diacylglycerol/lipid kinase family protein yields MNEQPNAVRCAVVVNPAKVADLDGLRATVDAALAEAGWAEPVWMSTTVDDPGQGQARQAVEAGVDVVFACGGDGTVMSCVAALVGTDVALAILPAGTGNLLAANLGLSTDLAAGLQVAIERGKRQLDVGELDDGRHFVVMAGMGFDAKMLAATSEKAKARIGWPAYLAGAVRHLRDRPMRVRLQIDDQPLIRARARTVLVANVGRLQGGVTLLADAEPDDGLLDVAVLTPRTVRHWLALGWALARRHDRVPRMQAYRGREVTVSSDRDQPRELDGDLIEPGRALRATVRPAALWLCVPRPAGDPDLAVDADAVGERGTDLVERARQRQG; encoded by the coding sequence GTGAACGAGCAACCGAACGCGGTGCGCTGCGCCGTCGTGGTCAACCCGGCCAAGGTCGCCGACCTCGACGGACTGCGCGCGACCGTCGACGCCGCCCTGGCCGAGGCCGGCTGGGCCGAGCCGGTCTGGATGTCGACCACGGTCGACGACCCGGGCCAGGGCCAGGCTCGGCAGGCGGTCGAGGCCGGCGTCGACGTCGTGTTCGCCTGTGGCGGGGACGGCACCGTGATGTCCTGCGTCGCGGCCCTGGTCGGCACCGACGTGGCGCTGGCGATCCTGCCGGCCGGCACCGGCAACCTGCTCGCCGCCAATCTGGGGCTCTCCACCGACCTCGCCGCCGGCCTGCAGGTGGCGATCGAACGAGGGAAGCGACAGCTCGACGTCGGCGAGCTCGACGACGGCCGCCACTTCGTGGTGATGGCCGGGATGGGCTTCGACGCCAAGATGCTCGCCGCCACCTCCGAGAAGGCCAAGGCGCGGATCGGCTGGCCGGCGTACCTCGCCGGCGCCGTCCGTCACCTGCGCGACCGGCCGATGCGGGTCCGGCTGCAGATCGACGACCAGCCGCTGATCCGTGCGCGGGCGCGCACCGTGCTGGTCGCCAACGTCGGTCGGTTGCAGGGCGGTGTCACCCTGCTGGCCGACGCCGAGCCCGACGACGGGCTGCTCGACGTCGCCGTGCTCACTCCGCGTACGGTCCGGCACTGGCTGGCGCTGGGCTGGGCGCTGGCCCGTCGCCATGACCGGGTACCCCGGATGCAGGCGTACCGGGGTCGCGAGGTCACCGTCTCCAGCGACCGTGACCAGCCCCGGGAACTCGACGGTGATTTGATTGAGCCCGGCCGTGCCCTGCGGGCCACGGTGCGCCCGGCGGCGTTGTGGCTCTGCGTACCCCGGCCGGCGGGCGATCCGGATCTGGCGGTCGACGCGGACGCCGTCGGCGAGCGCGGCACGGACCTCGTCGAGCGGGCACGGCAGCGACAGGGGTGA
- a CDS encoding glycoside hydrolase family 43 protein, which yields MSRVLNRLLLTRLGASLAAACLLFTSWSVAAPKPAAALDPFTGYLMAHFTGESATGEQIYLAHSTDGLRWTDLNNGSPVLLSTVGTRGVRDPVLLRSPAGDRYWIIATDLRIASGTSWNDAANRGSTSIVVWESTDLVNWSAPWLLNIAGGIAGAGNAWAPEAIYNPATGDYVIYWATNSARDGVTKHRIWYVRTSDFRTVTAPQLYIDRGAGQGIIDTQIIEVPGSVGGYRYYRASADGHITIEASNSILGSWTTLGNLSHLGISNGTGGGNVVEGPMWAQFNGRNEWVLWLDQYATGRGYLPITSTNLGATQNFRTRSDFSMGGTRKRHGSILNLTAAEQSRVLGRWGSTVPVNRIQSYNHQDRYVRHANFDVRIDANPSPAQDAQFRLVPGLADSSGHVSFESVNYPGYYLRHYGYDFVLAANDGTTTFAADASFRRVAGLADPSWTSFQSYNFPDRYLRHYGYVLRLDPITDAQGRSDATFRVTS from the coding sequence ATGTCGAGAGTCCTCAATCGACTGCTCCTCACCCGGCTCGGCGCCAGCCTCGCCGCGGCCTGTCTGCTGTTCACCTCCTGGTCGGTCGCCGCGCCGAAACCGGCCGCCGCGCTCGACCCGTTCACCGGCTATCTGATGGCCCACTTCACCGGTGAGTCGGCGACCGGCGAACAGATCTACCTCGCGCACAGCACCGACGGCCTGCGCTGGACCGACCTCAACAACGGCAGCCCGGTCCTGCTCTCCACCGTCGGCACCCGTGGCGTACGGGACCCGGTCCTCCTCCGGTCACCCGCCGGCGACCGGTACTGGATCATCGCGACGGACCTGCGGATCGCCAGCGGTACGTCGTGGAACGACGCGGCCAACCGGGGGAGCACCTCGATCGTGGTGTGGGAGTCGACCGACCTGGTCAACTGGTCGGCACCGTGGCTGCTCAACATCGCCGGCGGGATCGCCGGTGCCGGCAACGCCTGGGCGCCCGAGGCCATCTACAACCCGGCCACCGGCGACTACGTCATCTACTGGGCGACCAACTCCGCCCGCGACGGGGTGACCAAACACCGGATCTGGTACGTGCGGACCAGTGACTTCCGCACCGTCACCGCCCCGCAGCTCTACATCGACCGAGGCGCCGGCCAGGGCATCATCGACACGCAGATCATCGAGGTGCCGGGCAGCGTCGGCGGCTACCGCTACTACCGGGCGTCGGCCGACGGCCACATCACCATCGAGGCCAGCAACTCGATCCTCGGCTCGTGGACGACGCTCGGGAACCTCTCGCACCTGGGCATCTCCAACGGCACCGGCGGCGGAAACGTCGTCGAGGGGCCGATGTGGGCCCAGTTCAACGGCCGCAACGAATGGGTGCTGTGGCTGGACCAGTACGCGACCGGCCGGGGCTACCTGCCGATCACCTCGACCAACCTGGGCGCCACCCAGAACTTCCGGACCCGGTCCGACTTCAGCATGGGTGGCACCCGCAAGCGACACGGATCGATCCTCAACCTGACCGCCGCCGAGCAGTCCCGGGTGCTCGGCCGCTGGGGCTCCACCGTGCCGGTCAACCGCATCCAGTCCTACAACCATCAGGACCGCTACGTCCGGCACGCCAACTTCGACGTCCGGATCGACGCCAACCCCAGTCCGGCCCAGGACGCCCAGTTCCGTCTGGTTCCCGGCCTGGCCGACAGTTCCGGACACGTGTCGTTCGAGTCGGTCAACTACCCGGGCTACTACCTGCGGCACTACGGGTACGACTTCGTGCTGGCGGCCAACGACGGCACCACGACCTTCGCGGCGGACGCCAGCTTCCGGCGGGTGGCCGGGTTGGCCGACCCGTCGTGGACGTCGTTCCAGTCGTACAACTTTCCCGACCGGTACCTCCGGCACTACGGCTACGTCCTGCGGCTCGATCCGATCACCGACGCGCAGGGCCGGAGCGACGCGACCTTCCGGGTGACCAGCTGA
- a CDS encoding family 43 glycosylhydrolase: protein MRLRPALGLSAAICCAMVIGVSGPASAAQLPTGARSLESVNYPGRYLRHLDQSVRLDAVAATSASQTRLDATFTVVNGLAAPACYSLQTAGGLFLRHRDWLLRVDPNTGDAAFRRDATFCPVDGAVAGSIALAAYNYPTHRIRHRDFGLRLDPYQDSETFRADSSFRITAPLAPPTTNQGPAIAGLFADPHLTTFNGRYYLYPTTDGYAGWGTTYYKAFSSTDLVNWTDHGVILDHGPDVTWADDSAWAPAVASRDGRYYLYFSGGAASGDTVKHLGVAVADSPVGPFRDALGRPLIRGGQYSGQAIDPMVFTDDDGRSYLYWGQGAARVVPLNSDMVSFDPGQVRVITPAGYNEAPFVFKRNGVYYFMWSENDTRSEDYRVAYATGSSPLGPWTNRGAVLQKRLAAGIKGTGHHSVVRTPGSDTWHIAYHRFAVPVGNGTNREVAIDRMEFAADGTILPIVPSL from the coding sequence ATGCGGTTGCGTCCTGCTCTCGGCCTGTCGGCGGCGATCTGTTGCGCGATGGTCATCGGCGTCAGCGGCCCGGCGAGCGCGGCGCAACTGCCGACCGGGGCGCGGTCACTGGAATCGGTCAACTATCCCGGCCGGTACCTGCGGCACCTCGACCAGTCGGTCCGACTCGACGCCGTCGCCGCGACGAGCGCCTCGCAGACCAGGCTCGATGCCACCTTCACCGTGGTCAACGGACTGGCCGCTCCCGCCTGCTACTCGTTGCAGACCGCTGGCGGCCTGTTCCTGCGGCACCGGGACTGGCTGCTGCGGGTCGACCCCAACACCGGTGACGCGGCGTTCCGGCGCGACGCCACCTTCTGCCCGGTCGACGGTGCCGTCGCCGGGTCGATCGCGTTGGCGGCGTACAACTATCCGACGCACCGGATCCGGCACCGCGACTTCGGGCTACGGCTCGACCCGTACCAGGACAGCGAGACCTTCCGGGCGGACAGTTCGTTCCGGATCACCGCGCCGCTGGCGCCGCCGACGACGAACCAGGGGCCGGCGATCGCGGGGCTCTTTGCTGACCCGCATCTCACCACCTTCAACGGCCGCTACTACCTCTACCCGACAACCGACGGGTACGCCGGCTGGGGCACCACCTACTACAAGGCGTTTTCCTCCACCGACCTGGTCAACTGGACCGACCACGGGGTGATCCTCGACCACGGGCCGGACGTGACCTGGGCCGACGACTCTGCCTGGGCGCCGGCGGTTGCCAGCCGCGACGGCCGCTACTACCTCTACTTTTCCGGCGGGGCGGCCAGCGGGGACACGGTCAAGCACCTCGGCGTCGCCGTCGCGGACTCGCCCGTCGGGCCGTTCCGCGACGCGTTGGGCCGACCACTCATCCGCGGCGGCCAGTACTCCGGCCAGGCGATCGACCCAATGGTGTTCACCGACGACGACGGTCGGTCCTACCTGTACTGGGGGCAGGGCGCGGCCCGAGTCGTGCCGCTCAACTCCGACATGGTCTCGTTCGATCCGGGGCAGGTGCGGGTCATCACCCCGGCCGGGTACAACGAGGCACCGTTCGTGTTCAAACGCAACGGCGTCTACTACTTCATGTGGTCGGAGAACGACACCCGCAGCGAGGACTACCGGGTGGCGTACGCCACCGGCTCGTCCCCGCTCGGACCGTGGACCAACCGGGGTGCGGTGCTGCAGAAGCGTCTCGCCGCCGGCATCAAGGGGACCGGCCACCACTCGGTGGTCCGCACCCCCGGCAGCGACACCTGGCACATCGCGTACCACCGGTTCGCCGTGCCGGTCGGCAACGGCACCAACCGGGAGGTCGCCATCGACCGGATGGAGTTCGCCGCCGACGGCACCATCCTCCCGATCGTGCCGAGCCTCTGA
- a CDS encoding nucleoside/nucleotide kinase family protein translates to MGPLGWCMLDGLVARARRLVPRDGRLVLGIAGCPAAGKSTLARALVDELDRHGDTPAALVPMDGFHLSDAALTRLGRLHRKGAVDTFDGDGYLALLRRLRADRQRTIWAPGFERDLEQPIAGTIPVDPRVRLVVTEGNYLLAEEHPWSQVRTELTEVWFCHLDETVRRDRLVRRHVEFGKSDQTARSWVAAVDDPNARLIEAGRHRADLVIDMARLGPIGAEGPTAPAVGPGPSR, encoded by the coding sequence ATCGGCCCGTTAGGGTGGTGCATGCTCGACGGACTCGTCGCCCGTGCCCGCCGCCTCGTCCCCCGCGACGGCCGGCTGGTCCTCGGCATCGCCGGCTGTCCCGCCGCTGGGAAGTCGACCCTGGCCCGAGCCCTGGTCGACGAACTGGACCGGCACGGGGACACGCCAGCGGCACTGGTGCCGATGGACGGGTTCCATCTGTCCGACGCGGCCCTGACCCGGCTCGGCCGGCTCCATCGCAAGGGAGCCGTCGACACCTTCGACGGCGACGGCTACCTCGCCCTGCTCCGCCGGCTCCGCGCCGACCGGCAGCGGACCATCTGGGCACCGGGCTTCGAACGCGACCTCGAGCAGCCCATCGCCGGGACCATCCCGGTCGACCCCCGGGTACGGCTGGTCGTCACCGAAGGCAACTACCTGCTCGCCGAGGAGCATCCCTGGTCGCAGGTACGCACCGAACTGACCGAGGTGTGGTTCTGTCACCTCGACGAGACGGTCCGCCGGGACCGACTCGTCCGCCGGCACGTCGAGTTCGGCAAGTCCGATCAAACGGCCCGCAGTTGGGTCGCCGCCGTGGACGACCCGAACGCGCGGCTGATCGAGGCCGGCCGCCACCGCGCGGACCTGGTCATCGACATGGCCCGGCTCGGGCCGATCGGCGCCGAAGGGCCGACCGCACCCGCGGTTGGTCCAGGTCCGTCGAGGTGA
- a CDS encoding DUF4139 domain-containing protein: MDTTEIAAPVVGVTVYPDRARITRRGGIHLAAGRHRVRVAPLPLGLRRDSVRVGGRGPATVLGVDVTVWRQARSTDAQVVGLEQRRRELADELAEVDDADGIEEQRGEFLARLVERAGGTYARALAAGDAAPSDVAAFTDSVAVQLAESRARRRTLARQRIELAEESAALGRDLDAAQGKREPDRLAVEVIVAVEVDEADVELELSYLVEGARWQPSYDLRLVDHTMTVTWFGMVSQSTGEDWPECELQLSTARPAAATGVPELSPWYLDRFRPAPPFAGSMDMSVGMSVPPAPAAAASGGGPARSAAVRAKLRETVAEVEQGVSAATYRPARPVAVPADGSAHRATIAVLELPARLDHVTAPVRAAEAHLRATVRNTSEHALLPGPASVFHDADFVASTRLPAWAPGEETELALGVDDRLRVERKLSRRVETKATLGSTRRREMEYRITVANHTPRPATVEVRDQLPVSRDEAVVVRETTIVPSPVERSELGELIWRLSLAPGDSGEIALGFRVELSKGVELTGWRE; this comes from the coding sequence GTGGACACTACGGAGATAGCTGCACCCGTCGTCGGCGTCACCGTCTATCCGGACCGGGCCCGGATCACCCGACGCGGCGGTATTCACCTGGCCGCCGGCCGGCACCGCGTACGCGTCGCGCCCCTCCCGCTCGGCCTGCGGCGGGATTCGGTCCGGGTGGGCGGTCGTGGCCCGGCTACCGTGCTCGGCGTCGACGTGACCGTTTGGCGGCAGGCCCGCAGCACCGACGCACAGGTGGTCGGCCTGGAGCAGCGTCGCCGCGAACTGGCCGACGAACTCGCCGAGGTCGACGACGCGGATGGGATCGAGGAGCAACGCGGCGAGTTCCTCGCCCGGCTGGTCGAGCGGGCCGGTGGCACGTATGCCCGGGCCCTGGCCGCTGGCGACGCGGCACCGAGCGACGTGGCGGCCTTCACCGACTCGGTGGCCGTCCAGCTCGCCGAATCGCGGGCCCGGCGACGCACGCTGGCCCGTCAGCGTATCGAACTGGCGGAGGAGTCGGCAGCCCTCGGGCGCGACCTCGACGCCGCGCAGGGCAAACGGGAGCCGGACCGGCTGGCCGTCGAGGTGATCGTGGCGGTGGAGGTCGACGAGGCCGATGTCGAACTGGAGCTGAGCTACCTGGTGGAGGGGGCACGCTGGCAACCCTCCTACGACCTGCGGCTGGTCGACCACACCATGACCGTCACCTGGTTCGGCATGGTCAGCCAGAGCACCGGGGAGGACTGGCCGGAGTGCGAACTGCAGCTTTCCACCGCTCGGCCGGCGGCGGCGACCGGCGTACCGGAACTGTCGCCGTGGTATCTCGACCGGTTCCGGCCGGCACCCCCGTTCGCGGGATCGATGGACATGTCGGTCGGGATGTCGGTGCCGCCGGCACCCGCAGCGGCTGCGTCCGGCGGCGGTCCGGCCCGTTCCGCGGCGGTCCGCGCGAAGCTGCGGGAGACCGTAGCCGAGGTCGAGCAGGGGGTCAGCGCGGCCACCTACCGGCCGGCCCGACCGGTGGCGGTCCCGGCCGACGGCAGCGCGCACCGGGCCACCATCGCTGTGCTGGAACTGCCGGCCAGGCTGGACCACGTCACCGCACCGGTCCGCGCCGCCGAGGCGCATCTGCGGGCCACGGTACGCAACACCTCGGAGCACGCGCTGCTGCCCGGTCCCGCCTCGGTGTTCCACGATGCCGACTTCGTCGCGTCCACCAGGCTGCCGGCGTGGGCGCCGGGTGAGGAGACCGAGTTGGCGCTGGGGGTGGACGACCGGCTGCGGGTGGAGCGGAAGTTGTCTCGGCGGGTGGAGACGAAGGCCACGCTCGGGTCGACCCGGCGGCGGGAGATGGAGTACCGGATCACCGTCGCCAACCACACGCCCCGTCCGGCGACTGTCGAGGTGCGCGATCAGCTCCCGGTGTCGCGCGATGAGGCGGTGGTCGTGCGGGAGACGACCATCGTGCCGTCGCCGGTCGAGCGTTCGGAGCTGGGTGAGCTGATCTGGCGGCTGTCACTCGCGCCGGGCGACAGCGGCGAGATCGCGCTCGGCTTCCGGGTGGAACTGTCCAAGGGGGTCGAGCTGACCGGCTGGCGGGAGTAG
- a CDS encoding VOC family protein: protein MRIGHVIVPAGSLDAQLGFYTRLGLTVKFRDGDRYAALTDGAVTIGLADASQQPVAGRTLLSVQVDDLDGCVAQLVAVGATAGETVTGAHERRVVVFDPAGNPVVVYERLPATDS from the coding sequence ATGAGGATCGGCCACGTGATCGTCCCCGCCGGGAGCCTGGATGCCCAGCTCGGGTTCTACACCCGACTCGGGTTGACGGTGAAGTTCCGCGACGGCGACCGGTACGCGGCGCTCACCGACGGCGCGGTGACCATCGGCCTGGCCGACGCGTCGCAGCAACCCGTCGCCGGCCGCACTCTGCTCAGCGTCCAGGTCGACGACCTCGACGGCTGTGTGGCCCAACTGGTCGCGGTCGGCGCGACGGCGGGGGAGACGGTGACCGGGGCGCACGAGCGGCGGGTCGTGGTCTTCGACCCGGCTGGCAACCCGGTCGTCGTCTACGAGCGGCTGCCCGCCACCGACAGCTGA